One window from the genome of Faecalibacterium sp. HTF-F encodes:
- a CDS encoding DUF4194 domain-containing protein: MATINMLEETANYLLNHCFLLGSVEDQRAKYLYVQDHLDEVRAVFAPLGYLVLLYPAPLQAAALVNGHEGSQARLLKYESILLLVLRLLYLQKRESLAVNADEVLVTVEEVQTELQKMNLPRRLDQKTLENLMRTLRRYNLARPVGRLSGLDSRIEVFPTVLLALPDADLADAAAESGRTRTELGLYERADEAGEGEE; encoded by the coding sequence ATGGCAACCATTAACATGCTGGAAGAAACCGCAAACTACCTGCTGAACCACTGCTTTCTGCTGGGCAGCGTGGAGGATCAGCGGGCAAAATATCTCTACGTGCAGGACCATCTGGACGAGGTCCGCGCCGTGTTCGCGCCGCTGGGCTATTTGGTGCTGCTGTACCCGGCACCCCTGCAGGCGGCGGCTCTGGTCAACGGCCACGAGGGCAGTCAGGCCCGGCTGCTGAAATACGAGAGCATCCTGCTGCTGGTGCTGCGGCTCTTGTACCTGCAAAAGCGCGAGAGCCTTGCCGTCAATGCAGACGAAGTACTGGTGACGGTGGAAGAGGTGCAGACCGAGCTGCAGAAGATGAACCTGCCCCGCCGTCTGGACCAGAAAACGCTGGAAAACCTCATGCGCACCCTGCGCCGGTACAATCTGGCGCGGCCTGTGGGGCGGCTTTCCGGGCTGGACAGCCGCATTGAAGTATTTCCCACTGTGCTGCTGGCCCTGCCGGACGCCGACCTTGCGGATGCCGCCGCCGAGAGCGGCCGCACCCGCACAGAGCTTGGCTTATACGAACGTGCAGACGAAGCAGGGGAGGGTGAAGAATGA